One Cytophagia bacterium CHB2 genomic window, TTTGATATAACTGAAGGCATAGCTAAACCGGCCGGACAACCATCCCGAAGGCCGTTTTTCCAGTGTTAGCTCAATGCCGCGCGCATCGGCATAGCCGAAGCTGGTCACGTAGGTGTAGGAGCCGAAACCCTGGCCGGCGGCTGGATTGATAGAATAGCCCGTCGTGCCATAGTTGCTGATGTCGCGATAGTAGGCCGTGGCGTCCATGCGGAAATCCGGCAAGAACGACCACTGCACGCCGATTTCATAAGCCGTCGCCGTGGGCGGATCCAAAGTCACATCTTGCACATAGGGCAAGGAGGGATTCGAGAAATTGCCGTAGTTCTCGAAGATCAAGCTAAACGACGGCGGGGAGAAGAAACGGCCCCACGAATAGTGCATCGCCGCATTGTCCGAGATCGGGTGTGAAATACCGAGGCGCGGGCCGAAGAACCACTTGGTGGGCACATTGGCCGAGCGCAATTGCGTGCGTTGAATCGCGCCGCTGGGCAACGTGTCGGAACGCGACACATTGAAGAAGTCGCCAAATTGTTCCGCGCCCGTGTCAAAGCCGTCAATGCGCACGCCGGCATTGATGATGATGCCCTGATATTCAATGCGATCTTGCGCATATAAGGCAAATTCCTGGGGATTCAACTTATATGAGGTTTCCTCAAATGGGAAGTTTCTGTCGAAGGTCTTGATGACCTGGGTGCGCTGTTGAAAATCTTCCACGGAATGGCGGCGATACAAAAAGCCGGCTTTCAACTGATGATTGAAATTGATCTGGCTGGTGAGATCACCCTTGAGCTGAATCGCATTGCGCTTGAGTTCTTCATAATAGAAGCCGGGCTGGCCAAAGCGATATTGCCCGGAGCTGAACGGCACATCATGATAGCGCTCGTTGCCGGGGTCGCCGGTGAAGAAGGTGCGTTGCGTGCCGATCACACCGCTGCCGCCAACGCCGAGGTACTTTTCGGATTGTTCTTTGGTCGTCAGCTTGAGAAACTCGCCGTCTTCGCCTTGTTCGATTCTGCCATTGCCATCATCATCGGAGTAGCCAAAACGCGAGGTGCGGCCGATGTAGCTGGCGCGGACATCAAAGAAGGTTTTGGGCGAAATGCTGTTGGTCCAGGCCAGATAGCTGACCAGTCCCAGTTTCTCGTTTTGCGGATTGCCCACCGGGAAGAATTTGAAACGGCTGCTGAAGGTACGATTCTTCCAGCCGCCCAGAATGCCGCCGTCATTAAGAATGACATTGGCCGTCAATTTTTGGGTGTTGGTGAGGTTGTAGTTCAACTTCAACGAGGAGTTGATTTCGCGGGTGAACTCGTTGGTGAAACGGCCGTGCGAATTGAGCACGCGGCTGCTGAAATAGAAATTGCCCTTTTCAGTCAACGGGCCGCCCAGGGAAAGCTCGCCGTCCATCGTCGGGTCTTCACCGTAGCCAAACGTCGATTTCGAGTTCTCGTCGAAAGCCATCAATCTGGCGCGCGCGCTATCCGACGCGGTTTTATTGTTCAACAGGGATTGGCGGTCGTTCTGAAAGCGCGCTAGATCATTGTAAACGCCCGGGCCGGCATGATTCAGCCCGCCGGCGCTGCTGCGAAAAAAGACCTTACCGGAAAGCTTGCGGCCGCCATCGCGCGTGGCGATATTGATGATACCGGCAGAAGCCGCATCGTATTCTGCATTAAATGTTCCAGCCAATACCGCCAACTCGGAAACTGTTTCAGGGTTCACGTTGACGACATTGGTTTCACTACCTTCCGAACGCCGCGTGGAGGTGTATAGCTGATAGACGCCATCGCCGGTACCGCCGGAGAAATAGGTATCGGAGATATTGATGCCATCGACCAGGGTGCGGGATTCATACTTGCGGCCGCCGCGAATGTAACCACGGAAGGTGCTGGCCGTGGTTTCCACAACTTCGGCGATGCTGGAGGTGGGAAGAGTATTATTCAACTCGTTGGCGCTGATGCTGGCGCGAGAGGCGGTCAGCGTGCGGTCAACCAGTGCACGTTCGGCCACCACCGTGACTTCTTCACCAGCAACCACGGTTTGGGTGAGCGTCACATCGATTGGCGTGGTCACATCCAACCGCACAGCCACGTTGTTGATCACTTTGGTTTCATAACCGATGTACGTCACGCGAACGCTGTAAACGCCCGGGGGCACATTTAAAATGAAGTAATTGCCATCGGCGTCACTGCTGGCACCCAAAATGGTGCCAACCACCGTCAAGTTTGCTCCCGGAAGTGGCGCACCGGTTTGAGCGTCTTTGACCGTGCCGGCAATTTTTCCCAAGGCCGCAAATGCATTGGTTGCGGCCAATAGAGTAAGAGCTATCAGCAAAGCGCCAACACCTCTTCTC contains:
- a CDS encoding TonB-dependent receptor, with product MMQLCESKRLRLNSLSPVLTRRVVMQHRVSRRGVGALLIALTLLAATNAFAALGKIAGTVKDAQTGAPLPGANLTVVGTILGASSDADGNYFILNVPPGVYSVRVTYIGYETKVINNVAVRLDVTTPIDVTLTQTVVAGEEVTVVAERALVDRTLTASRASISANELNNTLPTSSIAEVVETTASTFRGYIRGGRKYESRTLVDGINISDTYFSGGTGDGVYQLYTSTRRSEGSETNVVNVNPETVSELAVLAGTFNAEYDAASAGIINIATRDGGRKLSGKVFFRSSAGGLNHAGPGVYNDLARFQNDRQSLLNNKTASDSARARLMAFDENSKSTFGYGEDPTMDGELSLGGPLTEKGNFYFSSRVLNSHGRFTNEFTREINSSLKLNYNLTNTQKLTANVILNDGGILGGWKNRTFSSRFKFFPVGNPQNEKLGLVSYLAWTNSISPKTFFDVRASYIGRTSRFGYSDDDGNGRIEQGEDGEFLKLTTKEQSEKYLGVGGSGVIGTQRTFFTGDPGNERYHDVPFSSGQYRFGQPGFYYEELKRNAIQLKGDLTSQINFNHQLKAGFLYRRHSVEDFQQRTQVIKTFDRNFPFEETSYKLNPQEFALYAQDRIEYQGIIINAGVRIDGFDTGAEQFGDFFNVSRSDTLPSGAIQRTQLRSANVPTKWFFGPRLGISHPISDNAAMHYSWGRFFSPPSFSLIFENYGNFSNPSLPYVQDVTLDPPTATAYEIGVQWSFLPDFRMDATAYYRDISNYGTTGYSINPAAGQGFGSYTYVTSFGYADARGIELTLEKRPSGWLSGRFSYAFSYIKGAANASSISPNKNAFSAAADAANGIPFDDRYQWNTFPVNITGGGNALASGFDREHRMSMTFLVDLPYEIDITGISSAQSGFWYFLTNTTTDLRGREQKRSPWSYRTDLRLSKGFNFGGTRFGRLFVEGRNIFNQSNILTWDNFDIASSVLWEKDQNPTGTLNRPTTADGVPLYDIARELYFGIDFSF